GATAAAATACAAAGCTTAAATAAAATTTAATAGAGGCAAAAATGTTTGGAATGAGTTTTTCTGAAATCTTGGTTATCGCCATTATTGCAGTGTTAGTTTTAGGTCCTGACAAGCTGCCAAGCGCGATGGTTCAGATTGCAAAATTTCTAAAAATGTTTAAAAAAGGCATAAACGACGCAAAATCAACATTTGATCAAGAAATGAAGATAGCTGAACTAAAAGAAGATGCTCAAAAATATAAAGAAAGCATAACCAAAAGTACGCAAAGTGTGCGTAAAAAGCTCACTTTTGAAGAGCTTGATGAGATCAAAAAAAGCGCAAATGATATCACTAACGATATACAAAATGTCGTAAGCAATACCAAAA
This genomic interval from Campylobacter concisus contains the following:
- the tatB gene encoding Sec-independent protein translocase protein TatB, whose translation is MFGMSFSEILVIAIIAVLVLGPDKLPSAMVQIAKFLKMFKKGINDAKSTFDQEMKIAELKEDAQKYKESITKSTQSVRKKLTFEELDEIKKSANDITNDIQNVVSNTKKTVENIQNPTNLVKDAILNDKKEA